A single genomic interval of bacterium harbors:
- a CDS encoding amidohydrolase, with amino-acid sequence MFIDIHTHTIRLYDERQRAICRWTNPEELLGMWDDLGIARGVILPLVHHEIGEILQTNENALDIYNQYPDRIIPFCNFDVRYWYNNPKTNYTKALEHYQALGCKGVGEYVSNVWWDDERSLNFLGQVEQVGLPLLFHVASANRGMYGLVDQLGLPKLEKVLQLFPKLQFIGHSMAFWSAISGDADEQNWMGYPTGPVTPGGALPRLLRTYDNLWCDISAGSGNNALTRDFDFGCSFMQEFQDRVLFGTDICQCPQRVEQVGTMDRALSEGKITQEAYEKISHLNAEQLLGL; translated from the coding sequence ATGTTCATAGACATCCACACCCACACCATCCGCCTGTACGACGAGCGCCAGCGCGCCATCTGCCGTTGGACCAACCCCGAGGAGCTGCTGGGGATGTGGGACGACCTCGGCATCGCCCGGGGCGTCATCCTGCCGCTGGTGCATCACGAGATCGGCGAGATCCTGCAGACCAACGAGAACGCCCTGGACATCTACAACCAGTACCCCGACCGCATCATCCCCTTCTGTAACTTCGATGTGCGGTACTGGTACAACAACCCCAAGACGAACTACACCAAGGCGCTGGAACACTACCAGGCGTTGGGCTGCAAGGGCGTGGGTGAGTATGTCTCCAATGTCTGGTGGGATGACGAGCGCAGCCTGAACTTCCTGGGGCAGGTCGAGCAGGTCGGCCTGCCGCTCCTGTTCCATGTCGCCAGCGCCAACCGCGGCATGTACGGCCTGGTGGACCAGTTGGGCCTGCCCAAGCTGGAGAAGGTCCTGCAGCTCTTCCCCAAGCTGCAGTTCATCGGCCACTCGATGGCCTTCTGGTCGGCGATCAGCGGGGACGCCGACGAGCAGAACTGGATGGGCTACCCGACCGGCCCGGTGACCCCCGGCGGCGCCCTGCCGCGCCTGCTGCGCACCTATGACAACCTGTGGTGCGACATCTCCGCCGGCAGCGGCAACAACGCCCTCACCCGCGACTTCGACTTCGGCTGCAGCTTCATGCAGGAGTTCCAGGACCGGGTGCTGTTCGGCACCGACATCTGCCAGTGCCCCCAGCGCGTCGAGCAGGTGGGAACGATGGACCGGGCCCTGAGCGAGGGCAAGATCACCCAGGAAGCGTACGAGAAGATATCGCACCTGAATGCGGAGCAGCTGCTGGGGCTGTGA